Within Synechococcus sp. NB0720_010, the genomic segment CTAGGCGAAAGCGGCCCTGGCCTGTTTGAACCGATCCACGGTTCTGCCCCCGACATTGCGCGCCAGGACAAAGCCAACCCGATGGCCATGGTGCTGAGCGCCGCGATGATGCTTCGCGTGGGTCTCCAGCAAGATGCCGCCGCGACGGCACTCGAGCAGGCCGTGGACCGGGTCCTGGCCCAGGGCTATCGCACCGGTGATCTGATGGCCGAGGGCTGCACACAACTGGGCTGCAAGGCCATGGGCGATCAACTGCTGGCCGCCCTCGAGGCCTAAAGCAACAGGGATCAACGGATCGGCGGGATTGGCCACGCGACCTGCCAAACTCGCCGCTAGTTCCACCGATCCCTGCGCATGTCGAAGCGTCACCCGGTTGTTGCTGTCACCGGTTCCTCCGGCGCAGGCACCAGCACTGTGAAGCGTGCCTTTGAGCACATCTTCAAGCGCGAGGGGATCACCCCTGCGGTGGTGGAAGGCGATAGCTACCACCGCTACGAGCGGGCCGCCATGAAAGAGGCCATGGGCGCGGCCCTGGCCAAGGGCGAGAACTTCTCCCACTTCGGCCCTGAGGCCAACCTGTTCGACAAGCTCGAAGAGCTCTTCCGCAGCTATAGCGAAACCGGTGCTGGCCAGAAGCGCTACTACCTCCACTCCGTGGAAGAGGCCGCTGACCACAACGCCCGCCTCGGCACCAACCTCGAGCCCGGCCAGTTCACCCCCTGGGAGAACATCCCCTCAGGTACCGACCTGCTCTTCTACGAAGGCCTCCACGGTGGCGTGAAGGGCGAGGGCTACGACGTCGCTGGCCTGGCTGACCTGCTGGTGGGCGTGGTGCCCATCGTCAACCTGGAGTGGATCCAAAAGATCTCCCGTGACAACGCTGAGCGCGGCTACTCCGCCGAGGCCACCGTTGACACGATCCTGCGCCGGATGCCGGATTACATCAACCACATCTGCCCGCAGTTCAGCCAGACCGACATCAACTTCCAGCGTGTCCCCACCGTGGACACCTCGAACCCCTTCATGATCCGGAACATCCCCACCCCGGATGAGTCCTTCGTGATCATTCACTTCCGCAAGGGTGCTCGTGAGAAGTGGGGGATCGACTTCACCTACCTGCTCGACATGATCCACGATTCGTTCATGTCCAGCCCCACCTCGATCGTGGTGAACGGCGGCAAGATGGGCTTCGCGATGGAGCTGATCCTGACCCCGATCATTCACCGCATGATCGAAGAGAAAAAGAAGCTGGCCTGAGCCAACTTCACCCCTAGGCTGGGGCGCAACTGGCGGACACGGTCCTCCCACATCGGTTGCTCCTCAGCCCAGTCGTATCAACCCACCAGCTCCTCTCTCCTTTGAGATTCGAGGCGCGGTGGGTTCTTCTGTATCTGCGCAACCCCGTTGGGATCGGATCAATAGCGCCGCGGTGATTGCCCAGGCGCGGAGGGTTTACTTCCAGTTCCTTGAGCGCTCCGTCTCGGCCCTGGAGCCCCAGGGGATTGTGCTGAGCCCAGGGCAAGGGCGGGTGGTTTTTGAACTGCCGGTGCTCCTGCCCGAGGAGCAGTTCATCCCACTGGACTGGGTCCGGTCCCGCCCGTCCCGCAGCCGTCCCTCCCGCTCGCCCTACCGGGGTCTCTGATGCTCAGCACTCTTCCCAGCACGGTTCTGCTGCTGATCACTGCGCTGGGTCTGTGCATCGGCAGTTTTTTGAACGTCGTCGCCTGGCGTTATCCCCGCCAGGAGTCCGTGGTCATGCCCCGCAGCCACTGCCCCCACTGCGGCACGGGCCTGGGCTGGAGCGAGAACATCCCGGTTCTCAGCTGGCTGCTACTACGCGGCCGTTGCCGCCACTGCGGCAGCTCCATCAGACTGCGCTACCCGGCGGTGGAGCTGCTCTGCGGCGGTCTGTTTCTGGCGGCAGCCCTGGGCCATCCTGAAGCCCTGGGGCAGGCCCCCGCCGTTCTGCAGCTGCTGGCCGGCTGGTGCCTGGTGACCCTGCTGCTTCCGCTGCTGCTGATTGATCTGGATCAGCTCTGGTTGCCGGAGCCCCTCTGCCGCACCGGGGTTCTGCTGGGCTTTGTCTTCAGCCTGCTGGCGGTCTTCAGCCAAAGCGGTGGTCCAGAGCCGCAGCTCCTGCTTTGGCATCTCCTGGCTGCCAGCGCTGGCCTACTGGGGTTTGAAGCCACCAGCGCCGCCGGCCAGAAGCTGCTCGGGAAACCTGCTCTGGGTCTTGGGGATGCCAAGTTGGCTGCCCTGCTTGGCGCCTGGCTGGGCCTGACGGGATTGGGCCTGAGCGTCGCCCTGGCGGTCTTCTCCGGGGCGCTCTTTGGTCTGGTCGGTCTGCTCAGCGGCCGGCTCAAGCGCGGCCAACCCTTCCCCTTTGGCCCCTTCCTGGTGGGCGGCGGACTGGCGGTCTGGATGGCTGGAAACAGCTTCTGGCTGCAACAGCTGGGCAAGCACTTGGGCTGGAGCGCCCTTTAATGGTCTGATCAGACCATCCGGAGACCGCTATCACCATGTCGCTGTTCGACTGGTTTGCCGATCGCCGCAAGACCGCTCCTGCGGTGCGCAATGCCCAGGAGGTCAGCGAAGACGATGGCCTCTGGAGCAAGTGCCCCGAATGCGGGCTGGTGGTCTACCGCAAGGACCTGGCCGCCAACGCCAGTGTCTGCAGCGGCTGTAGCTATCACCACCGCATCTTTAGTGAGGAGCGGATCCGTCTGATCGTCGATGAGGGCAGCTTTGAGGCCCTCGACACCGAACTGTGTCCCACCGATCCCCTCGCCTTTAAGGATCGCCGCAGCTACGCCGACCGCATCCGCGACACCCAGCGCGCCACCGGCCTCAAAGACAGCGTCATCACCGGGATGTGCACCGTTGAGGGCATTCCGATGGCCCTCGGGGTGATGGATTTCCGCTTCATGGGCGGATCGATGGGATCGGTGGTCGGCGAGAAGCTGGCTCGCCTGATCGAAACCGCCACCGCCAAGCGCGCGCCTGTCTTGATCGTCTGCGCCTCTGGTGGCGCCCGCATGCAGGAGGGGATGCTCTCCCTGATGCAGATGGCCAAGATCTCCGGGGCCCTGGAGCGCCACCGCAAGGCTGAGTTGCTCTATCTACCCCTGCTGACCCACCCGACCACTGGTGGCGTCACCGCCAGCTTCGCGATGCTCGGCGACCTGATCCTGGCGGAACCCAAGGCCTTGATCGGCTTCGCGGGCCGGCGCGTGATCGAGCAGACCCTTCGGGAGAAGCTGCCGGATGATTTCCAAACGGCGGAATACCTGCAGGACCACGGTTTTGTCGATCACATCGTTCCCCGCCCCAAACTGCGCAGCACCCTGGTCAGCCTGCTAACGATGCACGGCTACAGCAAAGCGGTCGCCGCGTGAAGCGAATCCTTGGCGCCGTCTGCGGTCTCCTGCTGGGGCTGGTCCTGCTGAGTGGCCTTCCCCAACCGGTCTTCGCGGGCCCGGTGGATTGGCAGGAGGTGCCCGTCACCAGCGAAGGACAGCAGTGGTGGGATCGCGGCAGCCTGCGTCTGAACAAGAACGGCAATCTGACGGTGCTCAGTCGCTTCCAACCCCCGACCCCGGAGGCGGGTGCCGATGGCAAGGAGGTCCGCCCCCCGGCCAGCAGCCTCTACGTGATGGAGCTGGACTGCGCGCAGCGCCTCTACCGCGACACCTCGGTCAATGGACTGCCCCAATGGGGAAGCCAGTGGCAGGCCTCCGCCAATGACGGGTTGATCGAATCCACCATCGAAGCGGTCTGCGCCGCCGGGGAAGAGCTCCTGGCAGGCTCCTAACAGCAACGCCGAGCCGCCGTGACCGGATCCAGCACCCAACAGCGTCCGTTAGGGGTGGCCCTTGTTGGCTTGGCATTCGGCGAAAAGGTGCACCTCCCCGCCCTACGGGACTGCCCCCTGACCGAACCGGTGGCCCTCTGGCACCATCGCAGCGAGCGGCTCGATCAGGCCTGCCGCAGCCACGACCTCCCAGGCTTCAACGATTTCGATGCCCTGCTGGCCGATCCCCGGGTGGATGCCCTGGTGATCGCCACGCCCCCTGAACCGCGCTTCGCCCTGGCCCAGGCGGCCATTGCCACCGGGAAGCACCTGCTGCTCGAGAAGCCCGTCGCCCTGGAGGCCGCCCAGGTGGAGACCCTCCAGCGCCAGGCCCTCCAGGCCGGGGTGACCGTGGCCGTGGACTTCGAATACCGCGGCGTCCCGGAATTTCAACAGTTCGCCGCGCTCCTGCAGGACGGCGCCGTCGGCACGCCCTGGCTGGTGAAATTGGACTGGCTGATGGGGAGTCGGGCGGACGCCAGCCGTCCCTGGAACTGGTATTCCCAGCGGGCCGCCGGCGGTGGAGTCCTGGGATCCCTCGGAACCCATGCCTTTGATACCCTGCATTGGCTGGTTGGCCCGACCCGCAGCCTGAGTGCCCAGCGCAGCATGGCCATTCCCCAGCGCCCCCTGGCCGATGGCAGTGGGCGGATGGCGGCAGTGGATGCCGAAGACATCGCCCTGCTGCAACTGGAGCTGGAGGACCACCAGGGCCGCTCGATCCCTGCACAGGTGGCGCTGGGCTCGGTGACCCGTCCAGGTCGGGGCTATTGGATCGAGGTCTATGGCAGCGAAGGCAGCCTGGTGCTGGGATCCAGCAACCAAAGCGACTACGTCCACGGCTTCAAACTTTGGCGCTCCGGCAGCAGCGGGGCCCTGGAGGAGATCAGCCCCGATCCCAGCCTGGCCTTCCCCCAGACCTGGCCCGATGGCCGTCTCGCCGCCGTCCGCCGAATCACCCAGTGGTGGGCCGAGGCCGCCATCGAGGGCCGACCCGTGGTGCCCGGGCTCGCGGAAGCCTTCTCGAGCCAGCGGGTTTGCGATCTGGCACTGGAATCTGCGGATGCTGGACTCAGGGCCAGGGTTTAAGGGAAAAGGCGCCGGTTAGGATCCCCGCCAATCCCTTATTGGTGTCCCCATGGCGCTCGTTCCGCTTCGGCTGCTGCTCGACCACGCCGCTGAAAACGGCTACGGCATCCCTGCTTTCAACGTCAACAACCTGGAGCAGGTGCAGTCGATCATGGAGGCTGCCTATGAGACCGATAGCCCCGTCATCCTTCAGGCCTCCCGCGGCGCCCGTCAGTACGCCGGTGAGAACTTCCTGCGCCACCTGATCCTGGCTGCCGTTGAGACCTATCCCGACATCCCCGTCGTGATGCACCAGGACCACGGCAACAGCCCCGCCACCTGCTTCGGCGCTGCCGCCAACGGCTTCACCTCCGTGATGATGGACGGCTCCCTGGAAGCCGACGCCAAGACCCCTGCCAGCTACGACTACAACGTGGCTGTCACCAAGGAAGTGGTGGACGTGGCCCACGCCATCGGCGTGAGCGTTGAGGGTGAGCTGGGCTGCTTGGGCTCCCTGGAGACCGGCATGGGCGAGGCCGAGGACGGCCACGGCTTCGAGGGCAAGCTGGACCACAGCCAGCTGCTGACCGACCCCGCTGAGGCTGCCGACTTCGTCGCCAAGACCAAGGTTGATGCCCTGGCCATCGCCATCGGCACCAGCCACGGCGCCTACAAGTTCACCCGCAAGCCCACCGGCGAAGTGCTGGCCATCAGCCGCATCGCTGAGATCCACAAGGCCATCCCCAACACCCACCTGGTGATGCACGGCTCCTCCTCCGTGCCCCAGGAATGGCTGGAGATGATCAACAAGTTCGGTGGCGCCATCCCCGAGACCTACGGCGTGCCCGTCGAGGAAATCCAGGAAGGCATCCGCAACGGTGTCCGCAAGGTCAACATCGACACCGACAACCGCCTGGCCTTCACCGCCGCTGTGCGTGAAGCCGCGATGAAGGATCCCGCCAACTTCGACCCCCGCCACTTCAACAAGCCTGCCCGGGCCTACATGAAGCAGGTCTGCCTCGATCGCTACCAGCAGTTCTGGTGTGCCGGCAACGCCAGCAAGATCAAGCAGCGCGACATCAACTACTACGCCGGCCTCTACGCCAAGGGCGAGCTGGACCCCAAGTCCGCTGTGGCCGCCTGATTCAGGCGTCGCACTGAATGACCGGGGCCCTTCGGGGCCCCTTTTTTTGTCCTCGAATTAGGGAAGGACCGGCTGGGGCAGGGTCAAGGCGCGCATGCCCCCACTGGGTTGGACCGACACCAGGCGCGCCAGGGCCTCATCAAAGGTGGGCTCCATCACAAAGCGTCTCCCGTCGGTGACCACAACACGCACCAGGGTGGGCAGGGCGTTGTTGTTGCTCTGCAGATAGATCGGCTCGACATAGAGCAAGCCCTGGCCAACGGGCATCGCCAACAAATTGCCCCGCAGCAGGCGGGAGCCGACGCGATTCCAGAGGCCAAATTGATAGCTGATGGCCGGGTCCTGCTCGATCAGGGCCGAAATTTGCTGAGGTCCCAGAAGCAGACGCTGCTGGGGGAAGCGCACCAAAAACAGCTCGCCGTAATTGGGGGTGTCGTTGCGGGCCGCCAGCCAGCCCACCATGTTTGGGCGCTTTAGAGGCGTGAAGGGCAGCAGCAGCACAAACTCGGGACGCTGCTCACCGGGCAGCTGCATCGTCACGTGATATGGACGGACGGGAGCCGAGGCATCGCCGTAGATCTCCAGCGGCAGGGCCCAGACGTCATCACCGTTGTAGAAGGTGCGCACGTCGGTGACGTGGTAGCGCAGCAGACGCTCGGCCTGGATGTTGAACTGACTCTTGGGGACCTGGATGTGGGCCAGCAAGGCCTTGGGCATCGCTGAGAGGGGACGGAAGAGATCCGGGAAGACCTTCTGCCAGGTCCGCAGCACCGGGTCGTTCGGATCGTTCACATAGAGCCAGACATCGCCGTTGTAGGCATTGACCACCGCCTTAACGGGGTTGCGGAAGTAGCGAATGCCATCGGGGTTGGCGTCTGAATAGGGGTAGCTGCGGCTCTCGGTGAAGCCGTCAAGCATCCAGTACTGATGGTGCTCGGGCCTGTAATCGGGGTCGTCCTCGACGCGGGCCGTCACCAGATAGGGCTTGCTCTCAAAACGCAGGAACGGAGCCAGGGCCTGCAGACGCTCGTTCACCTGCCGGCGCACCAGCAGGCGGGAGGAGGGAGTCAGGGAGCCGGTGAAGAGCAGCCGCACCTCATTCAGGTAGATCGCCGCCATCAGGCGATCCAGGGGCCCGTGGATTGGAACCCCCGCCTGCCCGTCGTAGCGGGAATAGACGTTGAGATCGCCCTCGGGGTAGTCGAACTCCCGCACCTGGGAGGGGGCAATCGCGTAGGGAGCGGGAGCGGAGGCGAAGTAGAGCCGCGGGCGTCCCACAGGCAGGTACTGCTCCACTCGCTTCTGGCTCTGGCCCAGCTGGGGCAGGGCCTGAACCCGGCCGCTGCGGCCCAGGTCCTTGACGAAATACAGCGGCAGCCCATCGCTACCGGAGACGTTCACCGGCGAGACAGTGAAGCCGTAGCCGTGGGTGAAGACCAGGTGACGGTTCAGCCAAGTGCGGGAGCCCTTGGCCAGCGCCGAGGAATCGAGTTCCCGGGCTGCGATCAAGACCTGCTGGGAGCCCAGCGCGCTGGCGTCGGCATTCAGGGGATAGCGATCGACGGCCGCGGAGGGGAAGTCGTAGTAGAGACGCAGTTGCTGCAGCTGGCGATTGGCCTCCAGCAGGGGCCCGCTATCCCAGAGCCGCACGTTGGCCAAGGTGCCCTCGGCGCTCTTGAGATCGGCGGCGCTGAGCTGCTGTTTGGGCTCGAGATCCAGCTCACGAACGGCCTCGAGGCCAAAGGCCCGGCGCGTCGCCGCAATGGCGCGCCTGAGGTAGGGGGTCTCCAGTTGCAGCTCCCGGGGCTGCACCCAGACCCGCTGCACCAGGGGCGCCAGACCCCATTCCACGATCGGCAGCAGGCAGGCGGACACCAGCAGGGGCAACATCGCCGCGCGGCGAAACCAGGACCGGGGCACCGGCACCAGCAGTCCCAGGCCACTCATCAACAGCAGCAGGGCCAACAGCAGCCGCAGGGGAAGACGAATGTGCAGGTCAACAAAGCCAGCCCCCGAAGCCACCCCACTGCCTTCGACCATCAGGTCAAAGGGACTGAGGCCGTAACTCAGGGCCGCCATCAGGGCCAAGACCGCCAACTGCGGTTGCAGCACTCGTTGCTGCTCGCGGCTCAACCCTGGAAAGCGCAGATCGGTGAGTGAGGTCCCTTCCGAGAAAGTCAGCCAGAGGCAACCAACAAAACCAATCAGGACCTGGGCGATCACCAGGCTGACCAGCAGGTGCAGGGCCGGCAGGCGCAGCACCGTGAAGCTCAGGTCAAAGCCCGTCAGCGGGTCGGCCTCGCCAAAGGGAACGGCCAGCAGACCCGGCAGCCAGAGGCTCCAACCACGGGCGCAGGCCGTGGCCGAGCCTGCCAGGGCGGCCGCCAGGCTGATCCGCAGGGTGCTGTAGGGCCACCGCAGCAGACAGGGGAGCAGGACCACCGCCAGGCCGAGCACCAGTGCTGGCGGCAGGTCCGCCAGGACCGAGAGGCCGGTGATGACCTCACCGCCAAAGGGATCCAGGATCAGGCCCCGGGCCTGCAGGAAGAGATAGCTCAGGCCCATCACCAGCAGCAGGAGCAGGCCGGTCAAGACCGCCACCAGCGGACCGCTGGCGAGGGGCGCCAAGGGGCGTTCCCGCAGCTGCTTGCGCGGGGCCTCCTGCCTCAGGCGCCAACAGCGGCGCAGCTGCTGCAGCTGCAGCGGCAGGCCCAAACCCAGGACCAGAGCAAAGGCCAGGCACTGAAACAACCAGCGGCGCAGCACCACCGTGAGGGCATCGAACTGCGCAAACCACTGCGCCTCGATCACCAGGCGCGGCAGAAGCACCAACAAACCCAGCACCAGGGCAGCACTGGCCAGCCAGCGCAACAGCCGCTTGAGGCCTTGAACCGATACCTGCACAAGCCGAGCCGATCCCTGGCCGAGACTAGGCAGCACAACCGGCCGGTCAAGCCGCCACGGGGGATCTCAAGACAAACCTGGAGATACCCGATCCTGCGGGTCGGGTTTAAACCTGCCTGTGAATTGGCGCTGCTAATTTCGTCCCAACGTTCAGGATCTGAACTTGACCGCAACCCTTTCCCGCTCCAGCGTTGGGCCGACCTTCACCGGACTGCGCTGCAAGGAATGCGGCCAGGCCTATGACCCTGGGGCACGTCACGTCTGTGAGGACGTCTGCTTCGGTCCCCTCGAGGTGGTCTACGACTACGAGGCGATCCGCAACCGTGTCAGCCGCGCCACCATCGAAGCCGGTCCGGCCTCCATCTGGCGCTACCGCGATTTCCTGCCGATCGAAGGGGATCCGATCGATGTCGGCACCGGCTTCACCCCCCTGCTGAAGGCCAACAACCTGGCCAAGCGCCTGGGCCTCAAGAGCCTCTACATCAAGAACGACGGCGTCAACATGCCGACCCTGTCCTTCAAGGACCGGGTGGTTTCAGTGGCCCTGACCCGTGCCCGCGAGCTGGGCTTTAAGACCGTCAGCTGCGCCTCCACCGGCAACCTCGCCAACTCCACCGCCGCCATTGCCGCCCACGCCGGACTGGAGTGCTGCGTCTTCATCCCAAGCGACCTGGAGCTGGGCAAGGTGCTGGGCACCTTGATCTACAACCCCACCCTGATGGCGGTGAAGGGCAACTACGACCAGGTGAATCGCCTCTGCTCCGAGGTGGCCAACACCTACGGCTGGGGCTTCGTCAACATCAACCTGCGCCCCTACTACTCCGAAGGCTCCAAGACCCTCGGCTACGAAGTGATCGAGCAGTTGGGCTGGGAACTGCCCGACCACATCGTCGCGCCCCTGGCCTCCGGCTCCCTCTTCACGAAGATCCGCAAGGGATTCGACGAATTCATCAAGTGCGGACTGGTGGAGGAGAAGGCCGTGCGCTTCAGCGGCGCCCAGGCCGAGGGGTGCAACCCCATCGCCACCGCCTTCCGCGAGGGCCGCGACTTCATCACCCCGGTGAAGCCCAACACCATCGCCAAGTCGATCGCCATCGGCAACCCGGCCGATGGCCCCTATGCCATTGACATTGCCAACCGCACGGGCGGCAACATCACCGACGTCAACGACACCGAGATCGTTGAAGGCATCAAGCTCCTGGCTGAAACCGAGGGCGTCTTCACCGAAACCGCAGGCGGCACCACCATCGCCGTCCTGAAGAAGCTGGTGGAGCAGGGCAAGATCAACCCTGAAGAGCGCACCGTGGCCTACATCACTGGCAACGGCCTCAAAACCACCGAGGCCGTGGTGGATGCCATTGGCAAGCCCTACACGATCGAGGCACAACTCGACGCCTTCAACACGGCTTGGAAGCAAGCCCAGGCCGATCAAGCGCAGGCCTGATCACGACCGACCGCCAGTCCACACCCTTCCACTCCCCGCCATGCCCGTTCAGGTCCTGATCCCGACCCCCCTTCAGAAGTTCACCAACGATGAGGCCAGCGTCTCCCTGGACGCCTCCAGCGTCGATGGCCTGATTGACGCGCTCGATGGCCGTTACCCCGGTCTCAAGGGACGCCTCTGTGATGAGGCCGGCAAACTGCGCCGTTTCCTGAACGTCTACGTGAACAGCGAGGATATTCGCTTCCTCGAGAACCAAACCACCCCCCTCAAGGATGGGGACGAAGTCAGCATCGTTCCCGCCGTCGCTGGGGGCTGATCCTGCGCTGTAGCGATTCCTGCAGCAGCCAGCCACTCATGCATGCAGGCTCGCCCCAGAGCCACCTCTCCATGGACCTGGTGTCACCCGATGACTCAAACCCCCGATCGTCCATCAGCGGATCTTCGGCTCAGCGTCCAGGCTGAGGCCAACCAAAACTCGCCTGTGGCCGACAAGGCCCTGCTGTTTGATTACCGACAGGCGGCCAATCCGATCCGCAGGGGTCTCACCGAACCGATCCCCTATCGCAGCTGGGGACCTGAACTCCACGGCAGCGGTCCCAGTGGAATCATTCCGCTGGACCTCAGCGCTGAATTAGGCACCACCGGCCCAGCCACCAGCCCCGGCCTCGCAGCCCACTTCATCCGCATCGAAGCTGGAGAGGGCGTCCGTGCCGCGGCAAGCGCCACCAGTTCCCTCTTCTTTGTGCTCTCCGGCACGGGCGTCTGCCATGGCCGTGAGGCCGAGCAGGACACCAGCATCCACTGGAGCGAGGGCGATCTGTTCGTGCTGCCCTCAGGCGGCACCCCGTTGCTTGAGGCCAGCAGCACCAGCGTTCTCTACTGGGTGCACGACGCCCCCCTACTGAGCTACCTGGGGGTCGTGCCCAGCCAGCCGCGCTTCGAAGCCACCCACTACCGCGCCGAATGGCTGCGCTCTGAGCTGCTCAAACTGGCTCAGCAACCGGGGAGCGCGAGCAGCAACCGCATCAGTCTGCTGCTGGCCAACCGCGATCTACCCAGCACCCGCACGGTCACCCATGTGCTCTGGGCGATGTACGGCATCGTTCCTGACGGAGCAACCCAAGCACCCCACCGCCATCAATCGGTGGCCCTGGATCTGATCATCGATTGCCAGCCTGGGGTCTACACCCTGGTGGGTACCGACCTCAACGCCGATGGCACCATCCGCAATCCCGAGCGGATCGACTGGCAGGCCGGTGGTGCCTTCATCACCCCACCGGGCTACTGGCATTCCCATGTGAATGGAAGCGGTCAGCCCGCCTACCTGCTGCCGATTCAGGACGCCGGCCTACAGACCTACCTGCGCAGCCTCGATATTCGCTTCGCCTAGCTCACTGGCGCGCTCGACCACAGCGCGGAACTCAGGCCCCTCGATGGTTTCGCGCTCGATCAGCAGATTGACCAACTCGTCCATCAGTTCCCGGCGGCACTCCAGCAAGGAGACCGCCTGGCTGAGGGCACGGCGGGCCAGCTGCTGCACCTCGGCGTCAATGCGGTTCCCGGTTTTCTGGGAGTGATGGGGTTCTGAGCGCAACCAATCGCGACCGAGGAACACCTCTGAGCCCTCGCCCTCCAGGGATAGGGGACCCAGGGCCGAGAAGCCATAGCGCGTCACCATCTCCCGGGCGATTCGGCTGACCATCTCCAGGTCACTCGAGGCGCCCTGGGTGATTTCGCTCGGTCCGAAGACCACCAATTCAGCTGCACGGCCGCCCATGGCCATCACCATCCGCGCCTCCAGGTAGGCCTTGCTGATCAGGCCCGAATCCAGGACCTCCTCGTCGGGCATCGTGCGGGCAAAACCACCGACTCCGCCGGAGCGGGGAAGCAGGGTCACCTTGTCGAGGTCGTCCGACTTCGGCAGCAGGGTGGCCAGCAGGGCGTGGCCAATTTCGTGATACGCAATCAGGCGCTTCTTGGCGTTGTCCTGAAGCGGCGCGGCCGTGAGACCCATCGTGATGCGCTCAAGGGCATCGCTGATGGCCTCATCGTTGATGCTCTGCCGCTCGCGCCGGGCCGTCAGGATCGCCGCCTCGTTGAGCAGGTTCGACAGGTCAGCCCCAGAGAAGCCAGGGGTCCGGCTGGCCCAATCCGAAAGGGAAACCTCAGGTTCAAGCGGTCGGGAGCGGGCATGGACCGCAAGGATCGCCTCGCGCCCGCGGCGGTCCGGCAGGTCCACATGGATCCGGCGATCGAAGCGACCGGGGCGCATCAGCGCGGCATCGAGAACATCAGGTCTGTTGGTGGCCGCCAACAGGATCACCCCGGAGTTTTCGGCGAAGCCATCCATCTCCGTGAGCAGCTGGTTGAGGGTCTGCTCGCGCTCGTCATTGCCTCCACCGATCCCGGCGCCCCGCTGGCGTCCAACGGCATCGATCTCATCGATAAAGATGATGCAGGGAGCCTTCTCCTTGGCCTGCCGGAAAAGATCGCGCACCCGGCTGGCGCCAACACCCACAAAGAGTTCGACAAATTCCGAGGCGGCCATCGAGAAGAAGGGCACACCGGCTTCACCGGCAATGGCCTTGGCCAGCAGGGTTTTGCCCGTTCCGGGGGGCCCCACCAACAGCACACCCTTGGGAATGCGGGCCCCGACGGCCGTAAAGCGCTCTGGCTCCTTCAGGAAGGCCACCACCTCTTGCAGCTCTTCCTTGGCTTCGTTGATGCCGGCGACATCCTCAAAGCGCACAGCCACCGCAGCTTCCGGTTCCGCCATCCGCGCCTTGCTGCGGCCAAACCCCATCGCTCGGTTCGCCACCTGGCTGGAGCGACGAATCAAAAGAGCTAAGCCCGCGAAGAGCAGCAGCAGCAGCAGACCGTTGGAGACCAGGCTGGCGGTGGCCCGATCCTGACGGTCGTCGCGAACCGTGAGCGGCACCTGGGCTTCCTGGGCCGTTCGCAGCAACACCTGGTCGTTGCTGAAGACCGGCACCTCAGCACGGCTGCCA encodes:
- a CDS encoding UPF0182 family protein, translating into MLPSLGQGSARLVQVSVQGLKRLLRWLASAALVLGLLVLLPRLVIEAQWFAQFDALTVVLRRWLFQCLAFALVLGLGLPLQLQQLRRCWRLRQEAPRKQLRERPLAPLASGPLVAVLTGLLLLLVMGLSYLFLQARGLILDPFGGEVITGLSVLADLPPALVLGLAVVLLPCLLRWPYSTLRISLAAALAGSATACARGWSLWLPGLLAVPFGEADPLTGFDLSFTVLRLPALHLLVSLVIAQVLIGFVGCLWLTFSEGTSLTDLRFPGLSREQQRVLQPQLAVLALMAALSYGLSPFDLMVEGSGVASGAGFVDLHIRLPLRLLLALLLLMSGLGLLVPVPRSWFRRAAMLPLLVSACLLPIVEWGLAPLVQRVWVQPRELQLETPYLRRAIAATRRAFGLEAVRELDLEPKQQLSAADLKSAEGTLANVRLWDSGPLLEANRQLQQLRLYYDFPSAAVDRYPLNADASALGSQQVLIAARELDSSALAKGSRTWLNRHLVFTHGYGFTVSPVNVSGSDGLPLYFVKDLGRSGRVQALPQLGQSQKRVEQYLPVGRPRLYFASAPAPYAIAPSQVREFDYPEGDLNVYSRYDGQAGVPIHGPLDRLMAAIYLNEVRLLFTGSLTPSSRLLVRRQVNERLQALAPFLRFESKPYLVTARVEDDPDYRPEHHQYWMLDGFTESRSYPYSDANPDGIRYFRNPVKAVVNAYNGDVWLYVNDPNDPVLRTWQKVFPDLFRPLSAMPKALLAHIQVPKSQFNIQAERLLRYHVTDVRTFYNGDDVWALPLEIYGDASAPVRPYHVTMQLPGEQRPEFVLLLPFTPLKRPNMVGWLAARNDTPNYGELFLVRFPQQRLLLGPQQISALIEQDPAISYQFGLWNRVGSRLLRGNLLAMPVGQGLLYVEPIYLQSNNNALPTLVRVVVTDGRRFVMEPTFDEALARLVSVQPSGGMRALTLPQPVLP
- the thrC gene encoding threonine synthase, which codes for MTATLSRSSVGPTFTGLRCKECGQAYDPGARHVCEDVCFGPLEVVYDYEAIRNRVSRATIEAGPASIWRYRDFLPIEGDPIDVGTGFTPLLKANNLAKRLGLKSLYIKNDGVNMPTLSFKDRVVSVALTRARELGFKTVSCASTGNLANSTAAIAAHAGLECCVFIPSDLELGKVLGTLIYNPTLMAVKGNYDQVNRLCSEVANTYGWGFVNINLRPYYSEGSKTLGYEVIEQLGWELPDHIVAPLASGSLFTKIRKGFDEFIKCGLVEEKAVRFSGAQAEGCNPIATAFREGRDFITPVKPNTIAKSIAIGNPADGPYAIDIANRTGGNITDVNDTEIVEGIKLLAETEGVFTETAGGTTIAVLKKLVEQGKINPEERTVAYITGNGLKTTEAVVDAIGKPYTIEAQLDAFNTAWKQAQADQAQA
- a CDS encoding MoaD/ThiS family protein; its protein translation is MPVQVLIPTPLQKFTNDEASVSLDASSVDGLIDALDGRYPGLKGRLCDEAGKLRRFLNVYVNSEDIRFLENQTTPLKDGDEVSIVPAVAGG
- a CDS encoding cupin, with protein sequence MTQTPDRPSADLRLSVQAEANQNSPVADKALLFDYRQAANPIRRGLTEPIPYRSWGPELHGSGPSGIIPLDLSAELGTTGPATSPGLAAHFIRIEAGEGVRAAASATSSLFFVLSGTGVCHGREAEQDTSIHWSEGDLFVLPSGGTPLLEASSTSVLYWVHDAPLLSYLGVVPSQPRFEATHYRAEWLRSELLKLAQQPGSASSNRISLLLANRDLPSTRTVTHVLWAMYGIVPDGATQAPHRHQSVALDLIIDCQPGVYTLVGTDLNADGTIRNPERIDWQAGGAFITPPGYWHSHVNGSGQPAYLLPIQDAGLQTYLRSLDIRFA
- the ftsH gene encoding ATP-dependent zinc metalloprotease FtsH; its protein translation is MSSGASPSQLAQQVPSSQASPAPESRRSELWRDLGISRPAPPSYSQLLTQLRSGKVKELLLSPGRREVQVTYADGSRAEVPVFSNDQVLLRTAQEAQVPLTVRDDRQDRATASLVSNGLLLLLLFAGLALLIRRSSQVANRAMGFGRSKARMAEPEAAVAVRFEDVAGINEAKEELQEVVAFLKEPERFTAVGARIPKGVLLVGPPGTGKTLLAKAIAGEAGVPFFSMAASEFVELFVGVGASRVRDLFRQAKEKAPCIIFIDEIDAVGRQRGAGIGGGNDEREQTLNQLLTEMDGFAENSGVILLAATNRPDVLDAALMRPGRFDRRIHVDLPDRRGREAILAVHARSRPLEPEVSLSDWASRTPGFSGADLSNLLNEAAILTARRERQSINDEAISDALERITMGLTAAPLQDNAKKRLIAYHEIGHALLATLLPKSDDLDKVTLLPRSGGVGGFARTMPDEEVLDSGLISKAYLEARMVMAMGGRAAELVVFGPSEITQGASSDLEMVSRIAREMVTRYGFSALGPLSLEGEGSEVFLGRDWLRSEPHHSQKTGNRIDAEVQQLARRALSQAVSLLECRRELMDELVNLLIERETIEGPEFRAVVERASELGEANIEAAQVGL